Genomic segment of Aliarcobacter trophiarum LMG 25534:
AATTTTAAATCTCTTTTTTTAAAACTAAAAGTTTTAACTCTTCTTGCTTATTTGAGCTCCATTTTTCTGATCTTGGAAACTCAATATAACTATTTGTATTTTGATAACCTCTTCTAATATAATAGTCTCTTAACTCTGTTCTACTTGAAATTACCTCCATAACAAAACTTTTAATCTTCCAAATCTTTGAAGTTTCAAGCTCTGTAAACTCCAAAAGTCTTCTTCCAACTCCACTTGCTTGAATATTTGGATCAACTGCAAAAAGTCCTATATAAATAGTATTATCTTCAAGTTTTGCCTGTATAGTAGCCACAACTTGATTATTATTTTTTGCTATAAAAGTTTTTGTATTTTTCTCTTTTAAATACTCATTTAGCATATCTATATCAATTCTAATTCCGCTTAAAAGATGTGCTTCACCTGTCCAAGCATTTCCTTTTAACTCCCCTCTATATGCCTCATTTATTATCTTTACAACCTCTTCTTTATCTTTTGTATTTTCTAACTTTAACTCAAAAAATTCTAAATTCATAATATATTCTCCCTTTTCTATTTTTAACTATTTTCTCAAATACTCTAAAGTAGCACTTATAATATCGTCATCATCTTTGCTTCTTGATTTTATACTCTCTTTTACACTATTTTTTATAAAAGTAATATTCATCTCATAAGAGCTTATCTGCTCTATATTTTTTGATATTGCTAATATTTTTATTAAAATCAGATCCATAAATTGTTTTGTAGGAGTATCAAGTTTTCCAAATCTATCCTCCATCTCTTCTTCAATTTCATATAAAGTCTCTTTACTTACAGCACGACTTAGCCTTCTATAAAGTTCAAGTCTTATTCTATCTTCACTTATATAATCTTCACTAATATATGCAGAAATTGCTAATTTTATATCTATATTTTTCTCATTTGTTTTTATTTCTCCACTTAAAATTGCCAAAGTATCTTCAAGCATTTTAAGATACAAACCATAACCAATCTGTTTTATATGTCCACTTTGCTCAGCTCCAATAATGTTTCCACCACCCCTTATTTCTAAATCTTGGTGAGCTAAAGCTGTTCCACTTCCTAAATATGAGTTTGATTCTAAAGCAACAAGCCTTTTTATAGCTTCAGGTGTTATTTTGCTCTTATCTTCAACTACATAGTAACAAAATCCCTCTTTATTACTTCGTCCAACTCTTCCTCTTAATTGATGTAAATCAGCAATCCCAAACCTATCTGCTCCATCAATTATTATTGAGTTTGCGTTTGGTAAGTGAATTCCACTTTCAACTATAGAAGTTGCAAGTAAAATATCAAACTCTTTATTTTCAAAAGCTTCAATTATCTTTTCAGTAGTATCTGCTTTTATTTGAGAGTGAATAATCTCTACTTTTATATTTGGCACTATTTCAAGTAAATCTTTTTTCTTAGCTTCAATAGAAGCTATGTTATTATGAACATAGAAAAGTTGTCCTCCTCTTCTTTTCTCCCTTAAAATAACCTCTTTTATTAAAGAATCACTATACTCTTTTACAAAAGTTCTCACTCCTAATCTCTCACTTGGAGGTGTTAAAAGGCTACTCATTCCTTTTAGTTTTGATAAAGCTAAATTTAAAGTCCTTGGAATTGGTGTTGCACTCATAGAGAAAATATGCACATCTTCTCTTAGAGCTTTTAGTTTCTCTTTTTGTTTTACTCCAAATTTATGCTCTTCATCAATTATTACAAGTGCAAGATTATTTGTTTTAATATCAAGCAAAGAGTGTGTTCCAATTACTAGTTTAATAGAGCCATCTTCTAAACCTTTTTTAATAGAGTTTTTCTCTTTTGTTGTTGTTTTTCCATCTAATTTATAAACATCAATTCCAAAATCTTTAAATCTTTTTGAAATTGAGTGGTAGTGTTGTGTTGCTAAAAGTGTAGTTGGACATACAAAAACTGTTTGATATCCACTATTTATAACAGCAAGTAAAGCATTCATAGCAACTTCAGTTTTTCCAAAACCAACATCTCCACTTAAAAGTCTATCCATAACTTTTCCACTACTTAAATCAGCTAATATCTCATTTATACTTCTAGTTTGATCTTTTGTATAAGCAAATCCTGCCTTTGCTTGAAAATCTTTTATCACATATTCATCTATAAATATTTTAATCCCATTTACAAGCTCCCTTGCAGCTGCTAATTTTATAATATCATTTGCGATTTCAAAAAGCCTATCTTTTACTTTTTCTTTAAGTTTTGTAAAACTTCCACGACCAAGTT
This window contains:
- the mfd gene encoding transcription-repair coupling factor — protein: MKNIYEFLKSLKDEKNLKKCQLLIVNDDKQAIEASHIVSFLGFKPFVLSDFRANFKDDLHSFSDELQDITKALQDFYRYKKEDKILISPLRTISFPMPKKECFDEFIINFGDKLDLNSFKQKLYSWGYYFVDIVTSLGEVSFRGDIFDIAPLGSDFGYRVSLFDDEVESIRKFDIEDQKSQKDELESFNITPAFLALNEDSFEEINSKIELSTSDAFVKDIHSLGFWYLDNLAHYLPQNMNSFITQEALSELDEAYIFEEKRLNKDKFLTLPQIYSSKDYKEVSPSNIKEFISFHKDKKITIITTSEARVKALELSLDDKLIKYHFSEEIINLLSSKELIISLNKEINKKRKKRVKLVVDELVLNDFVVHEKHGIGVYKGIEPVSIMGAKRDFVVINYQGEDRLLIPVENIDTIDRYVADGESYAIVDKLGRGSFTKLKEKVKDRLFEIANDIIKLAAARELVNGIKIFIDEYVIKDFQAKAGFAYTKDQTRSINEILADLSSGKVMDRLLSGDVGFGKTEVAMNALLAVINSGYQTVFVCPTTLLATQHYHSISKRFKDFGIDVYKLDGKTTTKEKNSIKKGLEDGSIKLVIGTHSLLDIKTNNLALVIIDEEHKFGVKQKEKLKALREDVHIFSMSATPIPRTLNLALSKLKGMSSLLTPPSERLGVRTFVKEYSDSLIKEVILREKRRGGQLFYVHNNIASIEAKKKDLLEIVPNIKVEIIHSQIKADTTEKIIEAFENKEFDILLATSIVESGIHLPNANSIIIDGADRFGIADLHQLRGRVGRSNKEGFCYYVVEDKSKITPEAIKRLVALESNSYLGSGTALAHQDLEIRGGGNIIGAEQSGHIKQIGYGLYLKMLEDTLAILSGEIKTNEKNIDIKLAISAYISEDYISEDRIRLELYRRLSRAVSKETLYEIEEEMEDRFGKLDTPTKQFMDLILIKILAISKNIEQISSYEMNITFIKNSVKESIKSRSKDDDDIISATLEYLRK
- a CDS encoding GNAT family N-acetyltransferase, translated to MNLEFFELKLENTKDKEEVVKIINEAYRGELKGNAWTGEAHLLSGIRIDIDMLNEYLKEKNTKTFIAKNNNQVVATIQAKLEDNTIYIGLFAVDPNIQASGVGRRLLEFTELETSKIWKIKSFVMEVISSRTELRDYYIRRGYQNTNSYIEFPRSEKWSSNKQEELKLLVLKKEI